The following coding sequences lie in one Treponema socranskii subsp. buccale genomic window:
- a CDS encoding NUDIX hydrolase, whose protein sequence is MNTDDSALIWQENGKRVLLKTPVFTVTETDSVAPDGQKGNYMVIEPGHDWAIVIPVHGSKFLMVKQWRHAECVLSIEFPGGVMDEGETPEQAAARELLEETGHTAGRLIYLGTMSPNPALMSNHVHFFAAEDLTNIHKQHLDKDEYVHYLELDQQEVIAGLGSKKEYSHALMAAAVALYQRRKEKA, encoded by the coding sequence ATGAATACTGACGACAGCGCGCTTATTTGGCAGGAAAACGGAAAACGCGTATTATTAAAAACACCGGTATTTACGGTAACCGAAACGGACAGCGTTGCACCCGACGGACAAAAAGGAAATTATATGGTCATCGAACCGGGACACGATTGGGCGATCGTCATACCGGTACACGGCAGTAAATTTCTGATGGTAAAACAATGGCGGCACGCCGAATGCGTGCTGAGTATCGAGTTCCCCGGCGGCGTCATGGACGAAGGAGAGACACCCGAACAGGCTGCCGCACGGGAGCTGCTCGAAGAAACGGGACACACGGCAGGACGGCTCATTTATCTCGGGACGATGAGTCCGAACCCTGCACTCATGTCTAATCACGTGCATTTTTTCGCTGCGGAAGATTTGACGAATATTCACAAACAGCATTTGGATAAAGACGAATACGTGCATTACCTCGAACTCGATCAACAGGAAGTAATCGCCGGCCTCGGCTCAAAAAAAGAATATTCGCACGCACTCATGGCGGCAGCCGTCGCCCTCTATCAGCGCCGAAAAGAAAAAGCGTAA
- a CDS encoding LysM peptidoglycan-binding domain-containing protein: protein MKKLLIIIASIAFVGTVAFAVSYKNNTYQKLADEYTRQAQAALNAGRYDESIELSKKAEENAALSRAYIDMMLAKKAADDEMKIAQNKIAWAKSIDADKNFPMAFTAAQNKYSSAEKSYGGEDYKAAANYARESVALLDGVREVTPLPEFYVVRPWADTKDCFWNISGRPYIYNNPLLWENLYQANKTNIPRPEDPNLILPGMKMQIPSLSGEIRSGVYDPAKAYDPYNVAR from the coding sequence ATGAAAAAATTATTAATTATTATCGCTTCGATTGCTTTTGTCGGAACGGTTGCGTTCGCTGTAAGCTACAAAAACAATACGTATCAAAAGCTTGCCGACGAATATACGCGTCAAGCGCAAGCCGCGCTCAATGCCGGCCGCTATGACGAATCGATTGAGCTTTCAAAAAAAGCCGAAGAAAACGCGGCGCTTTCCCGCGCATACATCGATATGATGCTCGCAAAAAAGGCGGCCGACGATGAAATGAAAATTGCGCAAAATAAAATCGCGTGGGCAAAGAGCATTGATGCGGATAAAAATTTTCCGATGGCGTTTACTGCCGCGCAAAACAAGTACTCCAGTGCAGAAAAATCCTACGGAGGCGAAGACTATAAAGCCGCTGCGAATTACGCGCGCGAGTCGGTCGCCCTGCTTGACGGTGTGCGAGAAGTAACTCCGCTTCCGGAATTCTATGTCGTTCGTCCGTGGGCGGATACGAAGGATTGCTTTTGGAATATTTCGGGGCGTCCGTATATCTACAACAATCCGCTTCTGTGGGAAAACCTGTATCAGGCGAACAAAACGAATATCCCGCGTCCGGAAGATCCGAATTTGATTTTGCCCGGTATGAAGATGCAGATTCCGAGCTTGAGCGGTGAAATCCGTTCCGGCGTCTACGATCCTGCGAAGGCTTACGATCCGTACAACGTCGCGCGCTGA
- a CDS encoding HAL/PAL/TAL family ammonia-lyase, with protein MMKTITVDGGHLTIDDVCAVAYGKSAVSFPEDDAFFETLRRSRTFLEEYIAKGFPTYGVTTGFGDSCGNQINPSRAAELQKSIVRFHGIGLGKKFSHEEGRAVVLCRLNSDVKGGHSAIRPSLAEMLKTLLDKDIVPVIPELGSVGASGDLTPLSYVAAVVMGEREAYYKGKIVPAIDALKAEGIAPLPLAAKEGLAIMNGTSVMTAVASLSWKRARRLANICDFVTAATAEIVRGNEVPFRKKVSEMKNHTGQIESAGYIYDIVRNSKRVYRYEDLLERIGSIGDAQFEKRFVKIQDRYSIRCSPQINGVLRDTLRIARQWIEEELNSANDNPLVNVDTGELYNTGNFYGGHICAACDYLRIALANISDLADKQAEIIIDGKFNSLTENLIPFTDDTDERAGLRFGFKAAQITMSAIRAEVQHCCTAMSIQSSPTEALNQDKVSMGTISARKLRDQIDLIYLQYAVHILAVCQAVDLIGASEFGEFTQRVHAEVRAVSAPLVDDRRLDEDAEKVARLLEATELFE; from the coding sequence ATGATGAAAACGATAACGGTTGACGGCGGGCATCTTACAATCGACGATGTGTGTGCCGTCGCATACGGTAAAAGTGCGGTTTCGTTTCCGGAGGACGACGCGTTTTTCGAAACGCTCCGCCGGTCGCGCACATTTCTTGAAGAGTATATCGCAAAGGGTTTTCCGACATACGGCGTAACGACGGGTTTCGGCGATTCGTGCGGAAACCAAATCAATCCTTCACGCGCGGCAGAGCTGCAAAAGTCCATCGTGCGCTTTCACGGCATCGGGCTCGGTAAAAAATTTTCGCACGAAGAAGGACGCGCCGTCGTACTGTGCCGATTGAACTCCGACGTAAAAGGCGGGCATTCGGCGATTAGGCCCTCCCTTGCAGAAATGCTCAAAACCCTGCTCGACAAAGATATCGTTCCCGTGATCCCCGAACTGGGATCGGTCGGCGCATCGGGCGATTTGACGCCGCTGTCCTATGTGGCTGCCGTCGTCATGGGAGAGCGCGAAGCGTATTACAAAGGAAAAATTGTTCCGGCTATCGATGCGCTCAAAGCCGAAGGAATCGCCCCTCTTCCGCTTGCGGCGAAAGAAGGACTTGCGATCATGAACGGTACGTCGGTGATGACGGCCGTCGCCTCCCTTTCGTGGAAGCGCGCGCGGAGGCTTGCGAATATCTGCGATTTCGTCACCGCTGCAACTGCGGAAATCGTACGCGGCAACGAAGTGCCCTTCCGAAAAAAAGTTTCGGAGATGAAAAATCATACGGGACAGATCGAAAGCGCGGGCTATATTTACGATATCGTAAGAAACTCGAAGCGCGTGTATCGATACGAAGACCTGCTCGAACGCATCGGATCCATCGGCGACGCGCAGTTTGAAAAGCGCTTTGTCAAAATTCAAGACCGCTATTCCATTCGCTGCTCTCCGCAGATAAACGGCGTTCTGCGCGATACGCTTCGGATTGCGCGGCAATGGATCGAAGAAGAGCTCAACTCCGCGAACGATAATCCCCTCGTCAACGTCGATACGGGAGAGCTTTACAACACCGGCAATTTTTACGGCGGACACATCTGCGCCGCCTGCGATTACCTGCGCATCGCGCTTGCGAACATCAGCGATTTGGCGGATAAACAGGCGGAGATCATAATCGACGGAAAATTCAACAGCCTCACGGAAAACCTGATCCCGTTTACCGACGATACCGACGAACGCGCGGGACTGCGATTCGGCTTTAAGGCGGCGCAGATCACGATGTCGGCGATTCGTGCGGAAGTGCAGCATTGCTGTACGGCCATGAGTATTCAGTCAAGTCCGACGGAAGCGCTCAATCAGGATAAAGTTTCCATGGGTACGATTTCGGCGCGAAAACTGCGCGACCAAATCGATCTCATCTATCTGCAATACGCCGTACACATACTCGCAGTGTGCCAAGCGGTCGATTTGATAGGCGCTTCGGAGTTCGGCGAATTTACGCAACGAGTGCATGCCGAAGTCCGCGCCGTTTCCGCTCCGCTCGTGGACGACCGCCGGCTCGATGAAGACGCGGAAAAAGTCGCGCGGTTGCTCGAAGCGACGGAACTCTTTGAGTAA